In the Peptoclostridium acidaminophilum DSM 3953 genome, one interval contains:
- a CDS encoding phosphoribosylformylglycinamidine synthase, whose protein sequence is MSERVRRIFVEKKAGFDVQAQALLSDIKESLGIGSIEGIRLLNRYDISGISDEVYEGSKYTIFAEPPVDYVYDEVAAVSEGDRVFAVEYLPGQYDQRADSAAQCIQILSKDSNPQVRAAKVYALSGDISETDFAKIKAYCINPIDSREAELGKPLSLEMKYEVPADVKVLDGFNALDEQGLRGFMEEYGLAMNFEDLEFCQGYFRDTEKREPSITEIRVIDTYWSDHCRHTTFDTQIENVQIDDGKYTEPVKAAYESLKESMADVSPEKSAICLMDIATLGMKEMRKNGMLDDLEVSKEINACSIEVEADVDGKPEKWLVMFKNETHNHPTEIEPFGGAATCLGGAIRDPLSGRSYVYQAMRVTGSADPRTPIEKTLPGKLAQRKITTEAARGYSSYGNQIGLATGMVSELYDEDFVAKRMEVGAVIAAAPKDNVLRGNPEPSDIVILVGGRTGRDGCGGATGSSKEHTEESLTSCGAEVQKGNAPTERKIQRLFRNPQVAKMIKRCNDFGAGGVSVAIGELTDGLDIDLDMVPKKYEGLDGTELAISESQERMAVVVSKDDAEKFISMSAEENLEATIVATVTGDRRLRMNWRGKSIVDLSRDFLDTNGIRQKTSVQVTAPQEESYFAAVEKEISAVDIEKKWKSMMSDLNICSQKGMGEMFDGTIGVGSVLMPYGGKYQDTPAQVMVAKLPVLGAETSTATAMSFGYNPKIGKWSPFHGAMYAVVESVAKLVAAGVDHKRVRLSLQEYFEKLRKEPQRWGKPFSALLGAYMAQKGFGAPAIGGKDSMSGSFNELDVPPTLISFAVGVMNSGSTVSSEFKKAGSQVVIYKAPVKEDLTFDFEALTKGYESIHALIESGKVLSSYAIGLGGAAEAVTKMGFGNRIGIELEKLDNAELFAPGYGSIILELEAGAGMGELAGCKTIGKTTAEAAIKVAGVSLDMGNLYKLWEAPLEEIFPTRAGNIEGTPVQSVFKAESSIKSPVKIAKPRVFIPAFPGTNCEYDSARAFNKAGAQAEIMVLKNLTPAQIEASIEEMVNHIKNSQIVMIPGGFSAGDEPEGSGKFIATVFKNPYVKEAVMELLTQRDGLVLGICNGFQALIKLGLLPYGEIRDVDASAPTLTYNKIGRHVSKLIMTKVVSNKSPWLANIEPGSMHTIPVSHGEGRFFANEETVKSLFENGQVATQYVDFDGNPTYDIAFNPNGSVHSIEGITSPDGRVFGKMAHSERVGKDICKNIPGNKEQDIFKSGVSYFL, encoded by the coding sequence ATGAGCGAAAGAGTTAGAAGGATATTTGTCGAGAAAAAAGCCGGGTTTGATGTTCAGGCTCAGGCGCTTCTTTCGGATATAAAGGAAAGCCTTGGAATAGGGAGCATAGAGGGGATAAGGCTGCTTAACAGATATGACATATCGGGCATATCTGACGAGGTGTATGAGGGTTCAAAATACACAATTTTTGCCGAGCCACCTGTAGACTATGTATACGATGAGGTTGCAGCTGTTTCAGAAGGAGACAGGGTCTTTGCAGTTGAATACCTTCCTGGACAATATGATCAGAGAGCCGATTCTGCGGCGCAGTGCATACAGATACTTTCGAAGGACTCAAATCCTCAGGTCAGGGCTGCGAAGGTGTACGCGCTGAGCGGCGACATAAGCGAAACTGATTTTGCAAAAATAAAGGCATACTGCATAAATCCAATAGACTCAAGAGAGGCGGAGCTTGGAAAGCCGCTGTCGCTTGAAATGAAATACGAGGTGCCTGCCGACGTGAAGGTGCTCGACGGCTTCAACGCTCTTGACGAGCAGGGCCTAAGGGGCTTCATGGAAGAATACGGGCTGGCCATGAATTTCGAAGATCTTGAGTTCTGCCAGGGATATTTCAGGGACACTGAAAAAAGAGAGCCGTCTATAACTGAAATAAGGGTAATAGACACATACTGGTCGGACCACTGCAGACACACAACATTCGATACGCAGATTGAAAATGTACAGATAGACGATGGAAAATATACAGAGCCAGTAAAGGCTGCATACGAGAGCCTTAAGGAGTCAATGGCCGATGTGTCTCCTGAAAAGTCGGCAATATGCCTTATGGATATAGCCACGCTGGGCATGAAAGAGATGAGAAAAAACGGCATGCTTGACGATCTTGAGGTTTCTAAGGAGATCAACGCATGCAGCATAGAGGTAGAGGCCGATGTAGACGGAAAGCCGGAGAAATGGCTTGTGATGTTCAAAAACGAGACCCACAACCACCCTACTGAAATAGAACCTTTCGGCGGAGCGGCCACATGTCTTGGCGGAGCCATAAGAGACCCGCTTTCAGGAAGATCTTATGTGTACCAGGCAATGAGGGTTACGGGAAGTGCGGATCCAAGGACTCCTATAGAAAAGACTCTTCCGGGCAAGCTTGCTCAAAGGAAAATAACTACAGAGGCTGCCAGAGGCTACAGCTCTTACGGAAACCAGATAGGTCTTGCAACCGGCATGGTCTCAGAGCTGTATGACGAAGATTTCGTGGCAAAGAGGATGGAGGTAGGAGCAGTTATAGCTGCAGCGCCTAAGGACAATGTGCTCAGAGGCAATCCTGAGCCTTCAGACATAGTAATACTTGTCGGCGGAAGAACTGGAAGGGACGGCTGCGGAGGAGCAACAGGCTCGTCCAAGGAGCATACAGAGGAGTCGCTTACAAGCTGCGGCGCTGAGGTTCAAAAGGGGAATGCACCTACAGAGAGAAAGATACAAAGACTCTTCAGGAACCCACAGGTTGCAAAGATGATAAAAAGATGCAACGACTTTGGCGCAGGCGGAGTATCGGTTGCAATAGGCGAATTGACTGACGGACTTGACATAGACCTTGACATGGTTCCAAAGAAATACGAGGGACTAGACGGCACTGAGCTTGCAATATCAGAGTCTCAGGAGAGAATGGCTGTCGTGGTTTCGAAAGACGATGCCGAGAAATTCATAAGCATGTCTGCCGAGGAGAACCTGGAGGCTACAATAGTGGCCACAGTAACTGGAGACAGAAGGCTGAGAATGAACTGGAGAGGCAAAAGCATAGTCGATCTTTCAAGGGATTTCCTCGACACTAACGGTATAAGACAAAAGACTAGCGTGCAGGTTACGGCTCCACAGGAAGAGAGCTATTTTGCAGCTGTGGAAAAAGAAATTTCTGCTGTTGACATAGAAAAGAAATGGAAAAGCATGATGTCTGATCTTAACATCTGCTCTCAAAAGGGAATGGGCGAGATGTTTGACGGCACAATAGGCGTTGGAAGCGTTCTTATGCCTTATGGAGGAAAATATCAGGATACGCCTGCACAGGTTATGGTTGCCAAGCTGCCTGTACTCGGAGCCGAGACAAGCACTGCAACTGCAATGAGCTTTGGCTACAATCCCAAGATAGGAAAATGGAGTCCTTTCCACGGAGCTATGTACGCTGTTGTGGAGTCGGTTGCCAAGCTTGTGGCAGCAGGAGTTGACCACAAAAGGGTAAGGCTTTCGCTCCAGGAATATTTTGAAAAGCTAAGAAAAGAGCCTCAAAGATGGGGCAAACCTTTCAGTGCATTGCTTGGCGCATACATGGCTCAAAAGGGCTTTGGAGCTCCGGCTATAGGCGGAAAAGACAGTATGTCGGGAAGCTTCAACGAGCTTGACGTGCCTCCGACTCTAATATCCTTCGCAGTGGGCGTTATGAATTCAGGAAGCACAGTGTCATCTGAATTCAAAAAGGCGGGAAGCCAGGTTGTAATATACAAGGCTCCTGTAAAGGAAGATTTGACATTTGACTTTGAAGCCCTTACAAAAGGCTATGAAAGCATACATGCTCTGATTGAAAGCGGCAAGGTGCTCTCGTCATACGCAATAGGCCTTGGCGGAGCGGCAGAAGCCGTGACAAAGATGGGCTTTGGAAACAGGATAGGAATAGAGCTTGAGAAGCTTGACAATGCGGAGCTGTTCGCGCCGGGATACGGCTCGATAATCCTCGAGCTTGAAGCAGGCGCTGGAATGGGCGAGCTTGCAGGCTGCAAGACTATAGGAAAGACAACGGCAGAGGCTGCCATAAAGGTGGCTGGAGTGTCACTCGACATGGGAAACCTCTACAAGCTTTGGGAAGCGCCGCTTGAGGAGATATTCCCAACACGCGCTGGCAATATTGAAGGAACTCCTGTGCAGTCGGTATTCAAGGCAGAGTCTTCAATAAAGTCGCCTGTCAAGATAGCAAAGCCAAGAGTTTTCATACCTGCATTCCCTGGAACAAACTGTGAGTACGACTCAGCAAGGGCATTTAATAAGGCGGGAGCCCAGGCGGAGATAATGGTGCTTAAAAACCTTACTCCAGCCCAGATAGAAGCTTCAATAGAAGAAATGGTAAACCACATTAAGAATTCTCAGATAGTAATGATACCTGGAGGCTTCAGCGCCGGAGACGAGCCTGAAGGTTCTGGTAAATTCATAGCTACTGTATTCAAGAATCCTTACGTGAAGGAAGCTGTTATGGAGCTGCTTACGCAAAGAGACGGTCTTGTGCTTGGAATATGCAACGGCTTCCAGGCGCTTATAAAGCTTGGCCTTCTTCCTTACGGCGAGATAAGGGACGTTGATGCAAGCGCTCCTACGCTGACATACAACAAGATAGGCAGACACGTTTCAAAACTTATAATGACAAAGGTTGTGTCAAACAAGTCTCCGTGGCTTGCAAATATAGAGCCGGGAAGCATGCACACAATACCTGTTTCGCACGGAGAGGGAAGATTCTTTGCAAACGAAGAGACTGTTAAGAGCCTGTTTGAAAACGGACAGGTGGCAACGCAGTATGTTGACTTCGACGGAAATCCAACGTACGACATAGCATTCAACCCTAACGGCTCTGTTCACTCTATAGAGGGAATAACAAGCCCTGACGGTAGAGTCTTTGGAAAAATGGCTCACTCTGAGAGGGTTGGAAAAGATATATGCAAGAACATCCCTGGAAACAAGGAGCAGGATATATTCAAATCAGGAGTTTCATACTTCCTGTAA
- the purD gene encoding phosphoribosylamine--glycine ligase, translating to MKVLVIGNGGREHAIVWTLSKSQRVDKIYCAPGNAGTAAIAENVDISADNIDALLDFAKKNDIGLTVVGPEVPLVLGIVDLFESEGQRIFGPNRQCAMLEGSKAFSKDFMIRNNIPTAMYAEYTDFKEAVSNIDKLGFPIVIKADGLAAGKGVLIEYELEDAIKNLEDIMVNKVFGESGSKVVFEEFMTGIEASMLCFVDGNTIVPMESAQDYKRIFDEDMGPNTGGMGTYSPSLIFNSELEGRIEKEILDPIMAGFKKEGLKFKGVLFIGLMITSEGPKVLEFNVRFGDPETQSVLPRLKTDLVDIFESVIDEKLADQEILWSDERTICVVMASGGYPGDYEKGRKIDGLESVDPDVVVFHAGTKLFGGDVVTDGGRVLGVMAKGATMEEASGKAYANVAKISFEGAQYRKDIGKLIQR from the coding sequence ATGAAAGTCTTGGTAATCGGTAACGGCGGAAGAGAGCATGCAATAGTATGGACATTGTCTAAGAGCCAGAGAGTAGACAAGATATACTGCGCTCCGGGGAATGCCGGAACGGCAGCTATAGCAGAGAATGTGGACATAAGCGCTGACAACATCGACGCACTTTTGGATTTTGCAAAGAAAAACGACATAGGTCTGACTGTAGTGGGACCTGAGGTGCCGCTTGTGCTTGGCATAGTCGATCTTTTCGAAAGCGAGGGTCAGAGGATATTCGGGCCAAACAGGCAGTGTGCAATGCTCGAAGGCAGCAAGGCGTTTTCCAAGGATTTCATGATAAGAAACAACATCCCGACTGCAATGTATGCGGAATATACCGACTTTAAGGAAGCTGTTTCAAATATAGACAAATTGGGATTCCCTATAGTTATAAAGGCTGACGGACTTGCTGCAGGCAAGGGCGTGCTCATAGAATATGAGCTGGAAGATGCCATAAAAAACCTTGAAGACATAATGGTCAACAAGGTTTTCGGGGAATCTGGAAGCAAGGTTGTATTTGAGGAGTTCATGACGGGCATAGAGGCTTCGATGCTGTGCTTTGTGGACGGCAATACTATAGTTCCAATGGAGAGCGCCCAGGATTACAAGAGGATATTCGACGAGGATATGGGGCCCAACACCGGCGGCATGGGAACATACTCTCCAAGCCTTATATTCAACAGCGAGCTTGAAGGCAGAATCGAAAAGGAGATTCTAGACCCTATTATGGCGGGCTTCAAAAAAGAGGGCCTCAAATTCAAGGGCGTGCTTTTCATAGGCCTTATGATAACATCAGAAGGACCAAAGGTGCTCGAGTTCAATGTAAGATTCGGCGATCCTGAGACTCAGTCTGTGCTTCCAAGGCTAAAGACTGACCTTGTGGACATATTCGAAAGCGTGATAGATGAAAAGCTCGCAGACCAGGAGATCCTGTGGAGCGACGAGAGGACAATATGCGTTGTAATGGCATCAGGCGGCTACCCTGGAGACTACGAAAAGGGCAGGAAGATAGACGGCCTTGAAAGCGTCGACCCTGATGTTGTGGTATTCCACGCCGGAACAAAGCTGTTTGGCGGCGATGTAGTGACAGACGGCGGAAGGGTCCTTGGAGTAATGGCAAAGGGCGCTACTATGGAAGAGGCGTCAGGCAAGGCTTATGCCAATGTAGCCAAGATAAGCTTCGAAGGAGCACAGTACAGGAAAGACATAGGAAAGCTTATTCAAAGATAG
- the purH gene encoding bifunctional phosphoribosylaminoimidazolecarboxamide formyltransferase/IMP cyclohydrolase, whose translation MANKRALISVTDKSGIVEFGKSLVELGFDIISTGNTHRILREAGVDAITIDELTGFPEILDGRVKTLNPLVHGGILYRRDVQEHVDTVEKLSIKSIDMVVVNLYNFEGCLRSGAPMEEMIENIDIGGPSMIRSAAKNYKDVIVVTDPSDYDGIVEKLKGGGLSQEDRLMLSYKAYSLTGHYDSIISNYFMDVVGDRYPRYFNMSFEKEDELRYGENPHQAAGLYKESYIQNTKLDFEQLHGKQLSFNNINDLNAALEILAEFEGEEGVASVAIKHANPCSAAVGADAFESFKKTYEADKVSIFGGIVGINSVVDGNTAQVLSEIFLEIIAAYDFTPEALEILTKKKNLRILKLKSLTPKTRGYDMKYLDGKLLVQDKDQVLLEKIQTVTKAEPSKAQMDDMMFGMKIVKHMKSNAIAIVKDKTTLALGPGQTSRIWALENAVANNEGKSLEGSVLASDAFFPFDDCVKFAAKSGVKAMVQPGGSVNDEDSIKACDELGIAMVFTGIRHFKH comes from the coding sequence ATGGCAAATAAAAGAGCGCTTATTAGCGTAACTGACAAGAGTGGCATAGTTGAGTTTGGAAAAAGCCTTGTAGAGCTTGGATTCGATATAATTTCCACTGGAAATACACACAGGATACTCAGAGAAGCCGGAGTAGACGCAATTACAATAGATGAGCTTACAGGCTTTCCGGAAATACTAGACGGCAGGGTTAAGACGCTAAACCCGTTAGTGCACGGAGGAATACTCTACAGAAGAGATGTGCAGGAGCATGTTGATACTGTGGAAAAGCTGAGCATCAAATCAATAGATATGGTTGTAGTAAACCTGTACAACTTCGAAGGCTGCCTCAGATCCGGAGCGCCAATGGAAGAGATGATAGAGAATATAGACATAGGCGGCCCGAGCATGATAAGGTCAGCAGCCAAGAACTACAAAGACGTAATAGTTGTAACAGATCCTTCGGACTATGATGGAATAGTAGAAAAGCTAAAAGGCGGCGGACTAAGCCAGGAAGACAGGCTGATGCTTTCATACAAGGCATACTCTCTTACAGGCCATTATGACTCGATAATTTCAAACTACTTCATGGATGTTGTTGGAGACAGGTATCCAAGATACTTCAACATGTCATTCGAGAAGGAAGACGAGCTAAGATATGGAGAAAACCCACACCAGGCTGCGGGGCTGTACAAGGAAAGCTACATACAAAACACAAAGCTGGATTTCGAGCAGCTCCACGGAAAACAGCTTTCGTTCAACAATATAAACGACCTCAATGCGGCGCTTGAGATACTTGCTGAATTCGAAGGGGAGGAAGGGGTTGCATCTGTTGCCATAAAGCATGCAAATCCATGCTCGGCAGCAGTTGGAGCTGACGCTTTCGAATCATTTAAAAAGACATACGAAGCCGACAAGGTTTCGATATTCGGTGGAATAGTAGGGATAAACTCTGTTGTGGACGGCAATACGGCGCAGGTATTAAGCGAGATATTCCTTGAAATAATAGCTGCGTACGATTTCACTCCAGAGGCACTTGAGATACTAACCAAGAAGAAGAACCTGAGAATACTGAAGCTAAAGAGCCTTACGCCAAAGACAAGAGGCTACGACATGAAGTATCTTGACGGCAAGCTGCTTGTGCAGGACAAGGACCAGGTACTTTTGGAAAAGATACAGACGGTAACAAAGGCAGAGCCTTCAAAGGCGCAAATGGATGACATGATGTTTGGAATGAAGATTGTAAAGCACATGAAATCAAACGCAATAGCAATAGTAAAGGACAAGACTACTCTTGCGCTTGGACCTGGACAGACATCAAGGATATGGGCGCTTGAGAACGCAGTGGCAAACAACGAGGGCAAGAGTCTTGAAGGCAGCGTGCTGGCTTCAGACGCATTCTTCCCATTTGACGACTGCGTAAAATTTGCAGCTAAGAGCGGTGTTAAGGCAATGGTCCAGCCGGGTGGCTCGGTAAATGACGAGGATTCCATAAAGGCGTGCGACGAGCTTGGAATAGCTATGGTATTTACAGGAATAAGACACTTCAAGCATTAA
- the purN gene encoding phosphoribosylglycinamide formyltransferase produces MVNIAVLVSGSGTNLQAVIDACKNGAIGSGTVKLVISNNKDAYGLERARNEGIKAVFENNEAKVLELLESEGIDLIVLAGYLKILSPEFIGRYENRIINVHPSLIPSFCGKGYYGLIVHEKAIEYGVKISGATVHFVNEEADAGPIIRQGAVPVLDSDDAVSLQKRVLEIEHKLLVEAIDLYCSKRLRIDGRRVYTDGK; encoded by the coding sequence ATGGTAAATATTGCTGTATTGGTTTCAGGCTCTGGCACAAATCTGCAGGCGGTAATAGACGCCTGCAAGAACGGAGCCATCGGGAGCGGAACCGTTAAGCTTGTAATTTCAAACAACAAGGACGCATACGGCCTTGAGAGAGCCAGGAATGAAGGTATAAAGGCCGTATTTGAAAATAACGAAGCAAAAGTACTTGAGCTTCTTGAAAGCGAAGGGATAGACCTCATAGTGCTTGCGGGCTACCTCAAGATACTCAGCCCTGAGTTCATAGGAAGGTACGAAAACAGGATAATCAACGTTCACCCTTCGCTAATTCCCTCGTTTTGCGGCAAGGGCTACTACGGCCTTATAGTCCACGAGAAGGCCATAGAGTACGGAGTGAAAATAAGCGGGGCAACAGTCCACTTTGTAAACGAAGAGGCTGACGCGGGTCCTATAATAAGGCAAGGGGCTGTGCCGGTGCTTGACAGCGACGATGCTGTCTCGCTCCAAAAGCGTGTTCTCGAAATAGAGCACAAGCTTCTTGTGGAAGCTATAGATCTTTACTGCAGCAAAAGACTCAGGATAGACGGAAGGAGAGTATATACAGATGGCAAATAA
- the purM gene encoding phosphoribosylformylglycinamidine cyclo-ligase has protein sequence MSEKISYSQSGVNIDEGNKTVELIKEKVRSTYNSNVLGDLGSFSGLYSLKSFMGMKEPVLLSSTDGVGTKLKIAQLMDKHDTVGIDLVAMCVNDLICQGAMPLFFLDYIAVGKLDSQKARDIVFGIAEGCKQAECALVGGETAEMPGMYSEDEYDLAGFSVGICDKEKLITGENVKEGDAIIGIASSGVHSNGYSLVRKLFLDKLGWSLERPMEGYDCTLGDMLLRPTKIYVKLVRELMADCELKAIAHITGGGLIENVPRVLPKGMSASIKKDSWEAADIFSVIKELDMVEERELYRSFNMGIGLVMVVDKEIANKVIEKAMACGEKAFKIGEIAKGDEGVVLW, from the coding sequence ATGAGCGAAAAGATAAGCTACAGCCAATCGGGAGTAAACATAGATGAAGGCAACAAGACTGTTGAACTTATTAAGGAAAAGGTAAGGTCGACATATAACTCAAACGTGCTGGGAGACCTCGGGAGCTTCAGCGGGCTTTACAGCCTCAAAAGCTTCATGGGCATGAAGGAGCCTGTACTTCTTTCGTCTACTGACGGCGTGGGAACAAAGCTTAAAATAGCACAGCTTATGGACAAGCATGACACGGTTGGAATAGACCTTGTTGCCATGTGCGTGAACGACCTAATATGCCAGGGAGCAATGCCTCTGTTTTTCCTTGACTATATAGCAGTTGGAAAGCTTGACTCGCAGAAAGCCAGGGACATAGTGTTTGGAATAGCAGAAGGCTGTAAGCAGGCCGAATGCGCACTTGTAGGCGGAGAAACAGCGGAGATGCCGGGCATGTACAGCGAAGACGAATACGACCTTGCAGGCTTTTCGGTAGGAATATGCGACAAGGAAAAGCTCATAACAGGTGAAAATGTAAAAGAGGGCGATGCCATAATAGGTATAGCATCAAGCGGAGTGCACAGCAACGGTTATTCGCTTGTTCGAAAGCTCTTCCTTGACAAGCTCGGATGGAGCCTTGAAAGGCCAATGGAAGGCTATGACTGCACACTTGGAGACATGCTGCTCAGGCCTACAAAGATATATGTAAAGCTTGTAAGAGAGCTTATGGCTGATTGCGAGCTAAAGGCAATAGCTCACATAACAGGCGGCGGGCTAATCGAGAACGTTCCAAGAGTATTGCCAAAAGGTATGTCGGCCAGCATTAAAAAGGATTCATGGGAGGCAGCCGACATATTCAGCGTCATAAAAGAGCTTGACATGGTAGAGGAAAGAGAGCTCTACAGAAGCTTCAACATGGGCATAGGGCTTGTCATGGTTGTAGATAAGGAAATAGCGAACAAGGTTATAGAGAAAGCAATGGCATGCGGCGAAAAGGCGTTTAAAATCGGAGAGATAGCAAAAGGCGACGAGGGCGTTGTGCTATGGTAA
- the purC gene encoding phosphoribosylaminoimidazolesuccinocarboxamide synthase: MNKEMLYEGKAKKVYKTDAAGEYVVYFKDDATAFNGVKKDTLAEKGILNNSISSILFELLAKEGVESHFIKKLSEREMLVKAVEIVQLEVIVRNISAGSMSKRLGIEEGIVFQEPIFELCYKNDALGDPLINDDHAVAIGLATREEIAQIREQTMKINTLLKEFFKKAGLKLVDFKLEFGRYDGKVILADEISPDTCRLWDIETNEKMDKDRFRRDLGNVMEGYKKVLQRLEEK; this comes from the coding sequence ATGAATAAAGAAATGCTTTATGAGGGAAAGGCAAAGAAAGTATATAAAACTGATGCGGCTGGAGAGTATGTAGTATACTTCAAGGATGATGCTACGGCATTCAACGGTGTTAAAAAGGATACGCTTGCTGAAAAGGGCATACTAAACAACAGCATATCTTCAATACTATTCGAACTGCTTGCCAAGGAAGGCGTTGAAAGCCACTTCATAAAGAAGCTTTCTGAAAGAGAGATGCTTGTAAAGGCAGTTGAAATAGTGCAGCTTGAAGTAATAGTCAGAAACATATCGGCAGGCTCAATGAGCAAAAGGCTGGGCATTGAAGAAGGCATAGTATTCCAGGAGCCTATATTCGAGCTGTGCTACAAAAACGATGCGCTCGGCGACCCTCTTATAAACGATGACCACGCAGTGGCAATAGGTCTGGCTACAAGAGAAGAGATAGCTCAAATAAGAGAGCAGACAATGAAGATAAACACACTTCTCAAGGAGTTTTTCAAGAAGGCGGGTCTCAAACTTGTCGATTTCAAGCTTGAATTCGGAAGATATGACGGCAAAGTAATACTGGCAGACGAGATTTCGCCTGACACATGCAGACTTTGGGATATAGAGACAAATGAGAAGATGGACAAGGACAGATTCAGAAGAGACCTGGGCAATGTAATGGAAGGCTATAAAAAGGTTCTTCAAAGACTCGAAGAAAAATAG
- the purE gene encoding 5-(carboxyamino)imidazole ribonucleotide mutase, producing the protein MKVTVIMGSKSDYPKLEDAIKLLEGMGVSTSVRVLSAHRTPKELFEHIEKIDSQGYDVIIAAAGKAAHLPGVIAAHTLIPVIGLPIKSSTMDGLDSLLSIVQMPQGIPVATVAIDGGLNSAILALQIMSLKYPELKTKLKEHRQQMAEKVLEDDKAIGK; encoded by the coding sequence ATGAAGGTTACTGTTATTATGGGTTCAAAGTCGGACTATCCGAAGCTTGAGGATGCTATAAAGCTATTAGAAGGCATGGGAGTAAGCACGAGCGTCAGGGTGCTTTCGGCACACAGAACGCCAAAGGAGCTTTTTGAGCATATAGAAAAGATAGATTCACAAGGTTATGATGTTATAATAGCAGCGGCCGGCAAGGCTGCCCATCTTCCTGGGGTTATAGCGGCACACACCCTCATTCCTGTAATAGGACTTCCTATAAAATCGTCAACAATGGACGGACTCGATTCACTTCTTTCGATAGTTCAAATGCCCCAGGGCATACCTGTTGCAACTGTTGCAATAGACGGCGGACTCAATTCCGCCATACTGGCGCTTCAAATAATGTCTCTTAAATATCCTGAACTCAAGACAAAACTAAAGGAACATAGACAGCAAATGGCAGAAAAGGTGCTTGAGGACGACAAGGCCATTGGCAAGTAG